From the Nitrospirota bacterium genome, the window ACTCATGCCTTTTGTCATTGTTTCCATTATACTTTTCTTTTGTTACTACAGTATAAACAGGTCATATCCGTTTTATTTTATATGGGATATGGATCATCAGGTACTGCTTGACCTTTTACAAGTAAACAGCAGCATGCTTCCCAGCAATCTCACCCATCCGGGCTTTGGCATTAAGTTTCTCCTGTACCTTACGCATAAAACAGCCTATGCACTAAAGTACATTTCCGTATCCGGTTTCAAAGACCTTTATGAATCGGTAAGTCCTCTTGTCTGTGTAGCCGAACTAACCGAGTTTTACCGCAGGCACTCCCCAGTGCTTGCCTTTCTCACGGTTTTATTGTTATGGTCTTCTCTTAACATTATTTTTAAACCCAAATGGTGGATTAGTTTATTTGTGCTTATTTTTCTGGGATTTCAGGAATCCCTTCTCTACCATAGCAGTATGATACGCTCCGAGCTGTATTGTGTGTTTTATTGGAGTTGTGCCGTATTTTTCACATCATGTGCTACAAAGCAGCACAATAGCCTGCGTAGAAATACTTATTTGATACTTGCAGGAATTTTTGTCGGATTATCCCTTCTTACAAAGGTTCAGGCCATTATGTACATATTTTTTGTAGCGCCTTTTTTTGTGTCTAACCAGTTTTGCTGTACCCAGTACAAAGACACTGAGAGGGTAACTGGAAACAATAAACCATCTGCGCATTATTTTTACTTATGTGTCGTTAATACCGCCGTGTTTTTTCTTCTTATGTTTATGGGCTTTGTTTTCAAAATGCCCACTGCTGTGGAAACTCTTAACCAACAACCCTACGGCTTTACAAAAGTGTCAATTGTTTTTTTTGCAATATGGGGATTTTACTTACTTTATAATCTGTTAGCGTTTTATATTCCCAAACTTAATACTCCTGAGCGAAAACCCTTGCTTTTGATAAATCTCATTGTGACCGGCTTCATATGTTCTTTTTTGCTGCATTTTTTGATTTATTCTGATACAAGTCTGTCTTTCAATTACTTGTTAAGTGATACTAAGTCGTTATTTTTCAATCCTCAACAAATAATGGCTAACTCTCATATGGTCAATCTAACAAAACTGACAGAGCAAATCGTATATAACCCGTTTCTTTTTGCAGTCAACGCTGCCGTTACTGCTGTACTGGCACTGGGGTACTTAATGAAATTTATTGAAATACAAAAGCGCCAGATTGTTATGCTCTTTTTACTTTTAGCGCTGACATACACAAACACCGTATTTGCAACACGTTTTATGTTAAGGGATTACCTGTGGGTTGAGATAATGGTTAATTTTGTAAGCATATATCTTGCACTGATAATCATGTCAAATATCAAAAAACATATAAAACCAGTATTATTTTTTTTAATTGTTATATTTTTGATCTTGTTTACCAAAAATATCTGTCAATGTGTGAAAGTGCCTGTAAGAATTAATGCAAACTATGGGCAGTACGGATGGAAAGTAATGCTTGGCCACGTATATGACCGTATTGGTGAAAAAAACTATGCCGCAATTATGGATTTACATTACTTAATAAAAACTAAAAATAACCGTTTTTCTTATGATATTCAAAATGCCCTTAATTATGAAGACAATAAAAGAATTGCCTCATTCATTTTTCCCTGTTCAAAAGTAAACACCAGGTATCTGGGTTTTATCGATCAGATGGAGCATGTGTGGAAGGACAGTTTTGACTATATAATTATAGGGTTTCCGGAGGTTTTAAAAAATGCGCTGACTATTGACCCAGCATTTGTATTGTCGCAAACAACCTGCAGGTTAAAACCTGACACTGTTTCGACAGATGAATTTGGCGGGCCATTTGTTGAGTACCAGGATAAGATCAACGGTAAACCAAAGGCTGGGATTTTACCTGTCTTTGTCAGGAGGGATTTAGATGTAATATTGTTTGTTCACAAAGAGGACGAGGCAGCTCTCACAAGCATCAACCTCGTACCTATTAACATTAAGATAGTACTGTCAGATGGAAAGAACCAGCTGGAATTACACGGGCTTGAAATTAAAAAATACTCAGAGATCGATGTGAGTAAAATAAAGTATAAGTACCTCTTCGTTATAAAAGAGCTCTACCCCTATAATTACTCACCTTTAAAAATGTTCCCTAAGGCAGATAAAGACTGAAACATCCGCCTCCTAAAGAGCATGTGTTACATAGATTTATATATCCTCTCTTGTCTTTGTTTGTGTGGTAGTCAGCAACAATTTCTGCAAAGAAAAGCCCTAACCCAGTGCTACCCGAGGAGAAGTCTATAGACTTATCCCTGTGGTTACTTGTTGCATCTATTAGATTCTTAGGATAACCTCCGCCATCATCCTCTATAGAAATCTTTAAGTATCCATCTTCAACTACTGCCACAAGTCTGAGTTTTGATTTTGTATATCTGAAAGAATTGTTCATGGTGCTGTTTAACACCCCTGAGATCATGTCTAAGTCAAAAAACCAAAACAGGTCATCTTCACACTCTGTCTCTACGGTTATGTTCTTATAGTCAAGCATTGTCTTGTTTTGAATAACCAGATCATTGAAAAGCTCGTTTATGGAATTGTAAGTAATGTTAAGAGAGTACATAGACTTGTCAAGTCTGTAGAGGGAGAGAAGCTGAATAAGATTATTATTTACGCGTTTAGCCTCGTAATGCAGATGCGTTAGTTGCACTGCCTCAGGGACATCAATTTCTTTAAAGTAATCAACCACGTCATCAAGATAATTTAACAGCATACTAAGAGAATTCTTCATATCGTGAACGGCTGACGCTATTATCGTTGCAAAATCTATATTTCTCTGTTCAATATCCATTTTAGCAGCCCCCTATGCCTCAGTGAGTTTTTTGTACACAGCAACAAGTTCCTGGTACTTTTTATAAGTAGGATCAACCTTTCTTATCTGATCAAGATACCGCTGTACCTGATTTACATGTTTGTCTGTCTTGCCAAACTTCTGCATATACATGAGCATTGCCTGAGCGGCGTTAGCATTGATAATCTTATTTTCAGGCAACCCCGAGGCAGCTTTTGAAAAAAAGTCTATAGCCTCAGCTAACTTCCCGTTTTTAACCAGCATAACGCCATCGTTATTTACCTTTATGATTTCCCGCTTTGTAGCGGCAATCATCCTCTCACCCTCTGTCTGCATATCGGCACTGGTAAAGACCTCCTGGGCCTTCTTTAGAACCTTTTCATTATCGTGGTTATTCCTGATGACATCCTGCATTATTAGGTTAGCTTTATCGGTCTCGCCCAGTTTAAAAAATGATCCTGCAATATCAAGTGAGGCCACTGAGTTAACTGTTCCCTTCATGCCGCTAAAAAGAGAATTAGCCTCCTCTATTGAGCCCTTTAGATCTGCTTCATTGCCAAGTTCCTTGTGGGCAAGCCCCTGCATTAAAGTTGCCTGAAGGGTTGACTCTCTGTCATTTGTAAAGATAGTTTTTGAGTCCTGAAGAATTTTAAGTGCTTTTTCAGGAGTTTTCTTATCCAGCATTACCTGTGCAAGCCCTGTATAATCCTTAGCGCTCTTGAAACAAGAATTCTTACCGAGATCCACCGCTTGCTTGTATGAATTTTCAGCAGTAGCCAAGTCATTGTTTTTATAGGCTAAATCCGCTAACGCCTTCTGTCTTAGAATTGCTTTAGGAGACAGCTCAAGAGCCCGCATCAACATACGCTGTGCCTCTTTTGAGTCTCCAAGCGCCTCCAGAACCTTTGCCAGCCAATCGTATGCTTCAACAAATGACCTGTTTTCATCAATTATCTCAAGAAATATTTCCTTAGCCTCCATATGTTTATTGCTTAAAAACAGGGCCTTACCTAGCCCCAGCAGCGCCCATGGGAGTCTTCTTATGTTTACAATTTGATTATATATTGATTCTGCCTCAGGATAATCCCCCACTGTTATTGAAAGTTCGGCCTTTAACTTAAGTAACTCATAAAGGTTTTTGGGCTTGGACTGAATCTTTTCATTACACATTCTGAGAGCGCTGTGGTAATCTTTGCGGGCAAGAGCTTTATCTATGGTTGCAAAATCATTTTTCTTTTCCATGATTTTTTCAAGCCGGGCCAATAACGCCTCTTTTGTAAAGGGCTTTGTCAGATAGTCATCCGGCTTATACTCCATCGCACCCATGACCATTCTCATAGTGTTTTCTGCTGTAATCATAATGAATATGGCTGAGTATTTAAGGATTTCTTTGTGCTTAGCCTCTTCAAGTATCTGTTGACCGTCCCGCTTATTTTCGCCCAGGTTGTAATCACAAAGGATTAAATCGTATGATTTCAAAGCTATTTTATCTATCGCCTCATCGCCATCCCCTGTGTCATCCACATCACTTGCACCCAGAGACTGCAGCATCTTCTTAACAGAATAACGAAACTCGGAAAAATCATCTACCAGCAGACATCTCTTACCTTCTAAAATTAACTTTAACGGCATCTCTATACTTCTCCACTACAGGTTGACCGCTTGCAAGGCAGCAACCGCCTTTTCCTCAGAAGCACCTTACTCACCTCAGCACTTTGTGCAATACCTGCGTATTTCAACATTAACAGCTAAATTATACAAATAATAACATTATCTGTCAACAGATATAATAAACAAAAAATTTCAAACAATCTTAGTTTGATAAAAACTGCTGATTATTAAATTGAAGAGGCCTGAATTATTTACTTTGCCTCAGACATTTTTTCCTTTAATAAATATGCGCTTTGTAGATTTCTCCTTGCCATTTCCATATCTGGAGCAAGCTTTACTGCTCTTTCTAATAACTCAATTGATTTGTCCACATCCCCTAAGTAAGCGTAAGAAACACCAAGACCGTTGAAAGCTGCAGCGTTTTCAGGGCTGATTTGCAGCGCTTTTGTAAATTCCTCTTTAGCTGCAGCAAAATCTTTTAACTGAAATAAGAGGATTGTTCCAAGATTTATGTGAGCCTGCAAAAACCTCGGATTAATGGTTATTGCCTTTTTCAGTGCGGCCACACCCTCTGCCACCCTGCCGGTTTCAGCAAGATACAATCCCAGATTTACAAACATAACCTGATTATTTTCTGTAACACTTATAGCACGGTCAAATAGTGTCTCGCTGTTTTTCCAGTACATGCTTTGCTTTACGGCAACAACGCTTAAACACACTATGGCAACCGCTGCTATAAAAGGATACAATT encodes:
- a CDS encoding HAMP domain-containing histidine kinase, whose translation is MDIEQRNIDFATIIASAVHDMKNSLSMLLNYLDDVVDYFKEIDVPEAVQLTHLHYEAKRVNNNLIQLLSLYRLDKSMYSLNITYNSINELFNDLVIQNKTMLDYKNITVETECEDDLFWFFDLDMISGVLNSTMNNSFRYTKSKLRLVAVVEDGYLKISIEDDGGGYPKNLIDATSNHRDKSIDFSSGSTGLGLFFAEIVADYHTNKDKRGYINLCNTCSLGGGCFSLYLP
- a CDS encoding response regulator; translated protein: MPLKLILEGKRCLLVDDFSEFRYSVKKMLQSLGASDVDDTGDGDEAIDKIALKSYDLILCDYNLGENKRDGQQILEEAKHKEILKYSAIFIMITAENTMRMVMGAMEYKPDDYLTKPFTKEALLARLEKIMEKKNDFATIDKALARKDYHSALRMCNEKIQSKPKNLYELLKLKAELSITVGDYPEAESIYNQIVNIRRLPWALLGLGKALFLSNKHMEAKEIFLEIIDENRSFVEAYDWLAKVLEALGDSKEAQRMLMRALELSPKAILRQKALADLAYKNNDLATAENSYKQAVDLGKNSCFKSAKDYTGLAQVMLDKKTPEKALKILQDSKTIFTNDRESTLQATLMQGLAHKELGNEADLKGSIEEANSLFSGMKGTVNSVASLDIAGSFFKLGETDKANLIMQDVIRNNHDNEKVLKKAQEVFTSADMQTEGERMIAATKREIIKVNNDGVMLVKNGKLAEAIDFFSKAASGLPENKIINANAAQAMLMYMQKFGKTDKHVNQVQRYLDQIRKVDPTYKKYQELVAVYKKLTEA